The sequence GATTCTTGCCCCGCTCAGGGCCGGCTGACTCCTTCTTGGGCGTACTCGCCGGTCCGCCTGGGTCGCCCGCCCCGCTGGACAGCAGCTCTGCAGCCGTGGGGTCCCGTCTGCATCCCACTCGGGTCCCGAGACTCCCTCCTCTAGGCGGGTCGGCCCTCTGCACCACCAGCCAGCTGGCGAGCGTGAACCCCAGAAACAGTCCCGCACATAGCCCGACCACCATCCTGGCTCGCGCCGTCATGCCGGCCCGCCGCGTCCACAGCATCACTCTCGGGTTCGTCAGCAGGCCCAACACACTGTTTCGTTGATGACTACATGTCTTGGTGAGCACTGGGTCCTCTCTGTAGACAGAAAGATCGACATTAGTGAGTATCTCAGCCTGACCGAAGCTGCAGGTTCACCAGttcggccgccatcttgtttatTCATGACGTCACATGCACAACACCCACGTGGATCCTCCACGCAGATACTCCTGACATCATTTGTAGCGCTAAGGAACCTGATAAGCACATAAGACCTGTGGGACAAAAAATTTAACGTTCCATTAGGCAGAAATTTAACTACATTTCAAATTCcttgaataatttcatcaaatcGGTAAAGGACTGAATAACAACCAGACACCACACCAAGCCAGTGCAAAGTGAACCAGTGcaaagtgaaccagtcagtattgccttGAGTGACagacagatggtcaccgaaacgttaACTGTTTTGCTACTCAGCAGCTACTAACTGAATAAAAACTTTGTTATTTCTACTCAACCGAAAAGCTCttttctactctactctactcttctctactctactcttctctactttACTCTCTACTTTACTCTGCGCCTCCTCCATCCGCGTGATATTCCTACTAGGAAGTTTGCGGATTACGAACTataactagaactagaactagtctactacatgtagtacattaaTCTCGTGCGTACTAAAAGGTAGACTGCAAAGACCAGGAACCTCAACCTTAACCTGGTAACCGTAGTAGATCTCAGTACACAGGATgcaatatataacgttatctagCAAGAGCtagggtattttttttctttttccctttTCTAAGGGGACGCTGAAGAATGATTTTTTCTGTATACATACATGATTTCACTCGCCCCAACAGATGGAAGTTGTTTATCGCTCACAGACGCCTCTGGTCTTTGACTACAAAACTGCACCCTAGGCCTGACGGCGAGTGGCTGATGAATGAAGAGACAGTCGACGATCTCATAAATGGATTGACTTGCGGGAGCAAGACAGGTCGTGGCATCGATTTCACTTGCTTTTAAATTTACACTAAACTAGAAAGAATGGGATGGGGCGGTGTCAACAACTCGATAACGACATTATGACTGATATATACCAAGGAAAATCAGTTGGAGctttggaaatcagttaccacTGAAGGGACCACCATCAATTCATTAACGTCCTCCGCGATAAAAAGTACGTTTTTAAAAACGTCAATTGTCATTGTCCTCTTTTTGTTTGGCAAATGCAGACGACCTAGTTGGATGGACAGTACAGGGCGAGTAATggccaaccaatcaatcaacgAGAAAGTCGGTCTTTGCAAGTACAAGCCCACCTGCAGTCCAACGGAACAATGGGTAGAACTTAGGAGAAACATGTGCGTGCCTCTTGAACCTGTCCAGCAGTGCCGACGTTCCTGGGTGTGTTTTTTCACCCACGCTGGCATTTCGTTCAGACTAAATGGAGGATTCAGCAGTGTTCGGGGAGGTAAGAAATGGGGACCACTGGCGAAACAAGTCACAACACAGGCAACATTAGCACGTCAAAGGACGTGGGGAGAAATTCCCTAGCTCCAAGGGCGGAAATACCATAGACTGTGTGTGTCCTGAGTTACGCTATAAGCTGGAGTAGCAGGTGCGGGTATGGGGGGACTATTCAGAATTAGAACCGTTACACATGTTGGATTTTGTTCACGATAAAAGTGTCCCTTCAGCTTAGCTCCTGGTAATGAATGTCCCTAAACATTTAAGTCACTCGTGgcttttccaaaatttcaaaccaatGAAAGCCCTAGTAGCAACTTTTAATGTTGGTAGCCGCGTATGGCATAACGTAGGGTGTTCGAAGGGAATACAAACTGTGTGGCTGCCTTGAATTAATATCCCGCCAGAAATAGATCCGCTATGTCAACAAATCCTGTCAATATTCATATGTCAACAAATCCTGTCAATATTCATCCTTGTCGTAATAATTCTGATGACGTCAGTCTTGTTTTATAATTGCCCTATATAACAGCAACGGCAAACAAGCCTTGTAAAATATTCTATCCAGCAACGCGCAACAATCGACTTGAAAACGTAGCGAGCGACGAGGAGATATGGCCAAATCTGATGCAAGATAGCACCCCGTACATCACTATATGCTTTATGTTATTCGTTATCATACTCATAATCTCTTGGTAGTCCTTCGGTATCGAAGATGACTCGTCAGGTGGCTCGTCAGCCGGGGGTGAACACTCATATGGCTCCTTTAGTCTGACCGATCGACACAACAACGCATCAGAGATAGTCAAAGTCACTACGGTCAAACAGCCTTGATGTGGGGCAGAATATCTCTCGGACGCACGGATCAAGAGGGCACGCTAGCTGGGGCCACTGTCCTGATTCATGCTACACCATGTGGGATGAGCACTCCCTGTGACTCAAGCTGACGGTAACCTGACAAAGAAGGTCCAGAATTCTTTACTGGTGGAGAGTGCAGTATCCACTAAAATAAAATGACAAACTGCCCACCATCTGCTATTCGATGACAGCCATTGCCATggagaaaagtacaaaacagccaTTATACATAACTCATGTAGCTGTGGCAGGTAGTGCCTCTCTTAGCACCGCGATGACAGTTTTTCAAGTGAAACGATGCTAGAGTGGTCCGGGCAGGTACGATTCATGACGACACTAGAGAGATATCCATCAAAGCAAGAAGAATTCAAATCCTGCTGAAGTAAATTGTGCATaaataacacaaacacacctgatTTCCCCACCGTACTTGGGCCTGACAGTATGAAACTCCTGAATGCCCATTGATCCGACCCTTCTGCAGACAGTGTACGTGTACGTCGTCCCCAACAAAAGTCAGGCGTAAAAATGTGCCTAATTTTGGATGAGGTATGTACAGCACAAACTACCGGAGTTGATTACGTTGAGAAGTCAGCGTACGCGTGAAGAAGACTATAATAGTATAATGCCTGCATACTCTATGACATAGCACTATTCCAATACCTGGTGTTTGGACTATGTCTACAGAGTCTATGCCGGCGTTCTAGCCGCATGGTTGTGCTCAAAAAGGAAGTGACGCAACGTTTAGTAAATACGCTCTGCTGCTTGGAGGGAAGAAACGTCACGATAACAGCTGCGACAGGAAGGGGAGTGTCAAGCAAACGTACGGTGGCAAAACTTTAAGTTTATCAGAGTCGAAAAAAATATAGCACACATCGTGAAATAGCCAATTCATTCCTGTTCTTTCGAGGAATGGTCACTGATATTGcactttttaaaatgaaaatgaaaatggaaaaCTCATGAAAATGTGTAGCCAATATAGGTGGTgcttttttgacattttgatttGATCATTTACCTTAACTTGGGTGTCCCTGGATAATCAAATCGACAAGAACATTCGTCGTTGACAAACTATTTTTCGGTGAAACctaatacataacatacaatgCACTCAGATCATGAAGTCTTTACGTTCATGCGGATGTACAGCATTTGATATGAAGTGCACGGACTAATCGGTAGAAGGCGTTAGTGTACATTTGAAAAAGTCATGTCATGTCACTCATTGATGCTTTTGGGTCGAGTAATCACATGCTTGCACTGAATTAATAATCATCAATACAATATTCATTATTGTTGAATGCATGCTTGTTGAATATGTATATGACGTGACCTAATATCGGAAATAAGTCTTTGGTTTCGAATATACACGAATTCAAATTGTTGAATCTGGACTACAATATATTACGTCAACTTCTGAACCTGGCGaatgtagtactacatgtatatggggcAGGAGCACAAGTAACCGTAACTTAGTAAGGGACGCAATCTCTGTGAGGTCGATCAACAAACAACCAGCTAGAATGCTAGAATGTGTTTCCTTAGCGATGATATGTTTGTTCACAGCTAGCTAGCCAAATAAGTCAACGTACATAACGATATTCTTCCGATGATGTGACGCATCATAGGAAAGGGACTAGTCCTTACcaaccccgttcacactcaaaaaaatgaagcggcttcaacgtggaagccgcttgatccggatcgttttcttgagtgtgaacgctccaagcggcttggattttcaccgatccggctcgtttgcaatccatccctgggaggtagtttgagacacttgtgaacaagccgcttggctgaaatcgcgagtgtgaacgcaacgcgggatagattctatgcaaatttccgatttgccccctgttggaggttatatatccaggtatcgggagcaggaacacacgccacgctgacaggtttgctcacgttactgatttttgagcccaatgataatgtctggaaagaaaaaaaatcgctgtagggtcaaggcaagtggaatgggaagcaaacaaagctttttttatcacgcgaagagagaggaaacacagcaagctaaaaacaaatcacaaaaaacaagcatatctttgaacagctttctctctggatcatgatgTAAGACTATTAAGGGTGGGcttgagaaaacctacaaacaatgttgtaaaaagtacctgaagtccaggtacggaattgtgtgcgattaatcggattgtctgaactaagtgtgaacgtaatttttttgaagcggcttgcacgttcaagcggcttccacgttcaagccgcttcatttttttgagtgtgaacggggtcctAGAAAGCCAACGGAGCACACTTTTATACTACTCTTTTTAGGAAGATCAAATAAACACGTTTGCATTACATTACATATTGCCTTACATATTATATTATAGTACGCACACATTTTCCCCAATTCAGGAACAACACAAATCTATGATGCCAACGAATCTGAACCTAAGGCAGGAATCACTCTCGTGGGTGTGCAAAGCTGCCATTTGAAGACCAACGTATGACAGGCGTATTGTATGCCATAGAAACTGAATACTATATATATTCTGCCGCAAAAGAGGAAGGGAAGTCCACTAATGTGTTTATATAAGGTAGCATTGGCACACAACAATAAGTGTTGATGTTACCCAGTCGGACAGTGTTAATGTTATCATGTGCGAGCATGATAGATCAATAGCTGAATGATGAATCAGAAAGAGACAAAATGATAACGACCCAAAGGACTAGTTACTCGTACCTTCACCGATCGAGATGGTTGTATCAACTTTCATGAAAATAAGGGAACGTAGGGAGCCGTTTGTGCGTCTTCTTCCTTGCGATTCAGCAATATCCCAATAATGTTTCCAGTGATGGTGATGATACTTATAAGGCGTTATAGACCTAATCGTCGAGCTCGAGGTCAATTTTGGACCTTTTAGTACTAGTGGTCGACCTTGATACTATAGCAGGACTTCCGGATTTGAACCTCTGGTCCTGGACATaatgtggtcatgatttttttctggtaGGTAGTTCTTGTGCAATGGATGAAGTGACATAGCGATATAGCACTGACAGCACTGGACCCACTGGCAGATTCCTGTTTATTGgcagactttgaaacaaaatgCCTCTGGTTGTTGGATCCTCCGGTCTGTAGATAGCTTAACTTGATTTACAAAGCGACCGCAGCCAAAATCTAACAGCCTATTAAGAATTTATCTAGAGATATTTACAAAACATTCTGTTGATAAAGTTGGTATTTTTGCGTATGGTGTTGATGGAGAAAACAATGCCAATATGACCAGATTCTTAACGTTCACTTGTTTGGTGACCGACCTTTCGTGGTTGTTTGCTTGTTATTACATTGTGAATTTTTGACATTCAAAAGAAAATCACACTTAAGGTAANNNNNNNNNNNNNNNNNNNNNNNNNNNNNNNNNNNNNNNNNNNNNNNNNNNNNNNNNNNNNNNNNNNNNNNNNNNNNNNNNNNNNNNNNNNNNNNNNNNNNNNNNNNNNNNNNNNNNNNNNNNNNNNNNNNNNNNNNNNNNNNNNNNNNNNNNNNNNNNNNNNNNNNNNNNNNNNNNNNNNNNNNNNNNNNNNNNNNNNNNNNNNNNNNNNNNNNNNNNNNNNNNNNNNNNNNNNNNNNNNNNNNNNNNNNNNNNNNNNNNNNACTTACCCTACAGAAACTAAATGAGCTAAGATAGCTTGAATGTCCTTTGTCACGTTGTAAAGTCTTTATGAAATATCTGAGGATTTTGAAAACATGTCATCTGCTTtctacaaatatacatacacatgtgaTTGTGTCTTGTAAACGGCCGATTTGTGCATATGTTTTAGTTTCAATCTAAGAAACATAGTGTATTTTGTCAGAAGCATCGCCGCATGTTTTGGGTCTTTACAACTTTCAAAATAAACCCACCGCCACTGAAGTCGACCAGAAACGTATAGAAGGATTGCAGATACTGTTGAACGACACAAACATTTCATATATGGTATGTTGAGGCGTGGCTTGGTTTATCCCACGATATATGGGGTGGAAAGTAGAACGTTTCTTTCATAAGACATAAAAATATTTAGACAAAAGGGAAGGGAAGTATTCTTAACCGCATAACATCATTCGAGATACAAGTGTGATGCTTATGTAAAacgaaaaatacatttttatttgtcCCCAAATGGTTACGTCCACAACACACCTCTGAATGGGTCCACATGGTATGTCTCCATTTTCTGACTATGCAGAAGCTTATGGATAGTTCCTCAGTTTTGTAACCATGATGGGAAAGTGTCCGGAGAATTTCGGCTGGGACAGCGTCCTGGGGTGCCGCCCGTGTGTCATCTGTGTCAGCTGGCCAGATGACCCTCACTGTTGGGACTGTCCACTGCCTGGTAAGCGATTTATTTGCACACAGTCGGTATTGATAGAAAAGCGAGGGTTTCCGTAAAAGTTCAGGTTTCTTACCAAAAAAAGAGGTAATCGACCGAAACACAGGGAATCGTGtgcatttttcgacaaaaaaggTCCATACCTGCAAAAATGTCTTTGAGCAATTAAGGCGTAAGTAAAGAAAGTACTAATGAAGAGGCTAAATCAAGATCAGCCATTTTTGAGCAAAGACGGAGGAACATTATAAGAAGTAGTAAGTGCTGTTTTGTCGCGAAAATGTTGTTTTATCCACCTATTTCTTTTGTGAGCTTGATAGACTTTGCCAGACTTCTTTCATCGGCACCATGTTAGGTGGCATTGCCGTTATGGGGGCAGAGGGAGAGGCTAATAGTAGCGTCCACCGCTTGGTGGCGCCTTTCGTGATATTCGAAAGCTACATCGGTTTTTGAGTCGGGAAAATATTTCAACAAGTGATATATTGAGTTAGATACACTAAGAGTGTTTAGTCTTTGGAAGATATAATTGGGGAAAACCCAACCCTCTCCCAGCTAGCTTTCGTTTTCCGTAACCTGATGTCAAAGTctcaaagaacaaaacaaaacgagcTATTGAATAAAAAGTAGATATAGGAGAGTTGGCACACTGAAATACAGAGATGATCTTAATGCCTAATCTACTGCTAAAATTTGAAGATGACCATGGATATTATCAAATCCAAATGTATCTGTTGCTAGGGAACTTCCCTGAATCAGGGATAATAGAATGAACAGTTGACAAGGAACTTTAAGTATTCGGGGAAGTCCCGATAAAAAACCGTAGTCGCCCTAATGGACCACAGATACATGGGATGAAGCAAATTTTAAATGAGTATCCTTTAAAAATAGAGTTCATATCTTCTATAATTCGATAGATTCAGTTTGGCAAGGAAATTTATCTTACCACAGTATCTCGTTGCTGACTTGTTCTCAGCGAAATGTGTAAATAAGGGATTTTTGGTTCGAAAAATATATAAGGTCACACCTACATTATTGTGAATGAAGTTGTGTCAATTAACGATTGCCAGAATAACGGCTTATTTTTTTCGGTGCAATGCGTGTTGACTACGGGTAGTTGTAACATTCGTTACCGATAACAGCACACTGAGTTTTTTCATCGAGAGACGTAGTAGCATATATACGGACAATAAGAAACTGGACAGCTTTCTTACACCAGGTCAAGAGAATGACGTAGAAAGCATCAAACAAATCGATGATGATAAGGATTTCAATAAAGTAATAAACTAATAATGATTAACAGTGGATACAAACATCAGACTTTAAAGTGATACGGATAAAAAAACAAGTAGTTATATATATTTCAAGGTGACCCCATGCCTTTACATGTGACTTCCATGTGAATACAGCTCAAGAAGGTCAGAGAAAGCCTTATGAAATGTGTACTGACCGCGCCTTAGTGAAATCAGTAAGAAAAATAAAGCGAAAGAGGTCGACTCATCGGCTAAACAATCATTCTCAGTTTTGAGCTACTTGATGAATTCTATCATCCTCTCAGGTGACAGTCGCTTTTAGCGGTGGAGTTCTACTGTGGTTATCATTTCTTCCAAGCTATCAaccaatacatgtacctatgtTGTTGTGTACGTGCATTGTTCGTAATGCATAATAAGTGTTGTGGGAAAACAAGGATGCTGCCCTTAATTTTGCCCATATAAAACTGTCGACAGCACTTTTTGCACATTTCATGAACGAGcctactacatgtacgtgtacgtgCAGTGCGTTAACTCCATCTGTGAGATCTTTACATAAAGTAGAGGTTTATCGTGGATTGGGTTCGTGTCTTCGTTTGCCCATTGGGGTCAGTATGCATACTTTAAAATCTATATCAATTTTATCAANNNNNNNNNNNNNNNNNNNNNNNNNNNNNNNNNNNNNNNNNNNNNNNNNNNNNNNNNNNNNNNNNNNNNNNNNNNNNNNNNNNNNNNNNNNNNNNNNNNNGTCCGGGTTTAATTAAGAAAACGTGAATGTGCAATCTTTGGGAGCAACCCCCATGGCAATTATTaccttatacatgtaaatgtatcaaaACAACTCGAGTATCAACTCGAGCAGAGTGTCAAATGTTAAAACGAGATCTTGTGATCCGAACGAACAGAAACCACGACAGGGTACGCCGCTTCCGTGACTACTTCAGCAAGTTGGAGCAGTACTTCAGGTGGGCAGGAGGGGCTGTGGACTACTGTGGTAGCTGATGGCATCATCAGTACTGTCCGAGAGCTGCTTACTAACCTGCCCGGGCCGTCTACCGTCCGTGACACCCAGGAGATAGTAGTGGGTACGGCAGGACAACAGGGTAGGGTGAAGCACATATTCTGAAGCTTTATGAGATTTAAGGTTAAGATCGTGCACGTCTGGGTTTAGGCTACCCAATTTATAGATGTCTAAAACCTCAAATGCGATCCACACACCTATTCATAACCCCTGAATTTTCGTTCTCTTTAAACCCGGTTCCACAGACCCCTAAGACTATCACAAGAAATTGGGTTCAAGTACAAGTACTATAGGTTGGCTAGTTGATAGGCTCcgattgatataaaaaaaaaactgtagcaCCAGGGCACTGGCTGTGCCTCACTTACGCTCCGGGTCCTTTCCACAAGACggcgaccaaaattggatttgtgtgactcTTGACTTCATGAGTTGGAATATGATTTAAAAAGAACCGATGACTTaaataaaagacatcaaaacacacaaaacgtaaaaaaaatcgttctttatctatgaaatgtGTTGAGGTCTGAGATCTGTTGCTCAACGGTCGCAGCGCAGCCGAAGCCTCTAGAGGAAAAGGTGTGTAAAAAGGGTGTAAAAGGTATTTTCGAGTAAGAGAAATACCAATAAGATAGTGGAATACATGCAAAATACGTATGGCAGGGGCGTCATTTTTTAGATACACCGGAGTTTTATCTGTAAACACCTCCAAGCTAGACTGTTACTTCCCctgggaccgaatgacctgtcCTAGCCACCTAGCCACTGTGACATGGTAGCCTAAAGTACTGTGTTAAAGTTCTGTTTGAAGATAACTCTGACGATGATTTGACCGATTTCTGAATATATTGGGTCTTCTGACGCACTGGCACATGAAACACATATTAATGTTATCTCCCTGAACTTAATGGCGTCATGAAACATTTacagaaaagtaacaaacaTTACTCTTGTGTGAATTACCTTTCTTGATTTCTTTCCGAGCATTGCATCTTGCGAAAGGCTGACAAGTAGGATGCTGTTCACCAGGTTACTGTTTGCCTTCTCTCCGAGACTCTCGCCGCCTGTAGACGAGTGACACGTATGCACAAAATGTCTGCTACACAGACTCTTTCTGCAGTCACTTTTGTCAAACCTATTATTAGTGTCTCCGAAATTGGAAACAAAGGCACCAAGATTGCATCTTACATCCTGGTTATTCGGTAAACAAAAGGCACCAAtcaatagcctttattgcacatattaGTTGGAGACtaacctatgcttggagagtaaccatCTGTACCCGTATGGTGATGAACAGGTTTTGGGGAGGAGCTGACGTGCTCGGAGCTGACTGTGGTGGGCGTACTGAGCGCTGTGCTGACGTTCCTGTTGGTACTCCTCCTACTAAGCTGTGTTGCTTGCGGGGGGAGGGTGTGGCGTTGGTGGGACAGCGGGACCACCAGTGTTACCCTGAGGAAATCCCCCAAGAAGTCACCTCTCAGTACGTACTATTACGAATCAgtcaagtgaccacctctacataaggaccacctgtccaatCCACTTTCTCGTGGTCCCTTAACAATTTTTCCTTTCACACAACGGCAGAAAGAATCCGGTCTATAGTGACCATTGTTGTcaacatagaccagattttggGTGCAGTTTTGACTATaacttttcatcatcatcatcaattaaGAAAGTCCGGAAAAATGAAATTGGTGAGAATATGGATGTGACATTGGTAGTTGTGACTAAATAATGCAATGTAGGCCTCCTTTTGTCATCAAATATGTGACTTAGAGACATCATTGCTATTGGTAACTAAGTCGTAACTGAGTAGCATGAACTCTTCAAGCGCATCAGAAGCCATGTGCATGTCAGGAGCTTTCAATGTCAGTAAAAAATGGTACTAGTCATTTCCTTTATGCTTTAGGCCCCTTTGTACTAGAGGGCGATCGCTGAGGCGTATGGCGACCAAAAATGCAGTTCATGGCTTTGTAATTGGAAAACGATGCAACATGTGAAattatgacaacaaaacacactaaaATGTCACAAAACGTAATTCGTAAAGACATTCTTTATCTATGAATTCCTTGGTCACTCAGTGGTCGCATGCAGCCTCTGATGGAAAGGGTGTGGTAGTAAACTACACATCACACATAATGTTTTTCAAGGTTGACACCGTGTATCTGTTCTTTTTTTCCCCAGGCGCCGGTGACTCCGCTACATTTGGGAGGTAGCTCTTTTGACATTGCCGCTAGGTGGCATCTCAGCTCAGCTAACAGATTCCGTGCAGACTGCTTCAGTTCAGGTCTAGACGTAAAGATACCGCATGGAACCCAAGTAAAAATGCATATGCATACTTTGATGAAGGATCTGTGATGGGATTTAGCTAAGGAAATATGTTTTTGTTATCTAAGGATATAGGTCTATCTATTTTCGCAACATGAATCAGTCATGGAGTTTCTTAAAAAGCACATTGCAATATCACTACAAAGCTGGAATATATCTGGTTACTAGTAATTCTGGTCATACAAGTATAAAATGNNNNNNNNNNNNNNNNNNNNNNNNNNNNNNNNNNNNNNNNNNNNNNNNNNNNNNNNNNNNNNNNNNNNNNNNNNNNNNNNNNNNNNNNNNNNNNNNNNNNTTTAGATTTCAAATTGTGCAATGGTTACACAATTTGAAATCTAACCAGTGCTGATTTTGGACGTGCCCATTTTCTGGCTGGTTGACTGAGACAGAAATAGACTGCTCCAATTGTTCATGGCTGAATTCCAGGCTAACTTGCCCAGGACCATGGAGATAAAATTGGATAGAAGTTACCCCCTTAATTGTAATACCCCAATAGCATCCATTCCCTACCCCAATATTTACTAGCTAGTGGTTGTGGGACAAGCACTTTTGAGGCAGTActaaacatgctacatgtatttacatctTGACTTCTGCATTACAATACAGGGATGCTGTAACGGAAGCAAGAGTTCCATGAAATATCTTAATTATGCATTACTTCTTTGCATGATTCTGAACATCATTAACTTAGATACACGTCCAAAATATTATTGTCTCTCATCATTTGGATTAATTATGGCACTTACATATGATGTGAACTAGACCCTTATTTGCAAAACTGGTACCTGTTACAACTTCACTTGCCATAAATTACATCCATGTATTACAGTCCTATTAAGGAAAACATTGGGACATAGAATGTTATTACAATCCTGGTGCAGTACGTAGGTCACATACTATGGAGCCCTAAATTCACCTTGACCTTGGTCTTCTGAAGACCATCCcagataccaaatatcgtaa comes from Branchiostoma floridae strain S238N-H82 chromosome 2, Bfl_VNyyK, whole genome shotgun sequence and encodes:
- the LOC118404038 gene encoding uncharacterized protein LOC118404038, with amino-acid sequence MMGKCPENFGWDSVLGCRPCVICVSWPDDPHCWDCPLPETTTGYAASVTTSASWSSTSGGQEGLWTTVVADGIISTVRELLTNLPGPSTVRDTQEIVVGTAGQQGFGEELTCSELTVVGVLSAVLTFLLVLLLLSCVACGGRVWRWWDSGTTSVTLRKSPKKSPLSAGDSATFGR